From Amycolatopsis sp. YIM 10, the proteins below share one genomic window:
- the aepY gene encoding phosphonopyruvate decarboxylase, with amino-acid sequence MLKPEWFLAELARARATGIAGVPCSYASGLYCLLESGDAPYWSSTSEGEAVAIAAGMWLAGGQGVVLCQNSGLGNLTNPLASLAEPFRIPVVLGVSRRGWPAGTDEPQHRLMGAITHDLLRLLRVRSEDLSPAPETASAQLAAAFDRCADRESSALVFTKGTFDNTVDTVEPSPPEEPAEANVPRQAEILRDGHRPSRSEVLSAWLELDTRRTSTVATTGYTARALYGLDDRHNHFYMPGSMGCAPAIAIGIAAAGRRPVAVLDGDGALLMRLGTLATAARYARGRFVHVLLDNGRHESTGGQRTNGAAVDFAATALACGYRAAWRCDGLEAVRAGLKLAMERADGPVLVHCLVRPGETGGLPRPGEPLPELALRFRDHPTD; translated from the coding sequence GTGCTGAAGCCCGAATGGTTCCTGGCCGAACTGGCGCGAGCACGCGCCACCGGAATCGCCGGTGTGCCGTGCTCGTACGCGTCCGGCCTCTACTGTCTGCTGGAGTCGGGGGACGCGCCCTACTGGTCGTCCACTTCGGAGGGTGAGGCGGTGGCGATCGCGGCCGGGATGTGGCTCGCGGGCGGGCAGGGGGTGGTCCTGTGCCAGAACTCCGGCCTCGGCAACCTGACCAATCCGCTGGCGTCGCTCGCCGAGCCGTTCCGGATCCCGGTGGTGCTCGGCGTTTCACGCCGCGGCTGGCCCGCGGGCACCGACGAGCCCCAGCACCGGCTGATGGGCGCGATCACCCACGATCTCCTGCGGTTGTTGCGAGTGCGCAGCGAAGACCTCTCGCCTGCGCCCGAAACGGCTTCGGCGCAACTCGCGGCCGCGTTCGACCGCTGTGCCGACCGGGAATCGTCGGCACTGGTGTTCACCAAGGGCACCTTCGACAACACCGTAGACACCGTCGAGCCGTCACCGCCGGAAGAACCCGCCGAAGCGAATGTGCCGCGGCAGGCGGAAATCCTGCGGGACGGGCATCGGCCGAGCCGGTCCGAAGTGCTCTCCGCCTGGCTGGAGCTGGACACCCGGCGAACGTCCACAGTGGCCACCACGGGCTACACCGCACGCGCGCTCTACGGACTGGACGATCGGCACAACCACTTCTACATGCCCGGTTCGATGGGGTGCGCGCCCGCGATCGCCATCGGGATCGCGGCCGCCGGCCGCCGTCCGGTCGCCGTGCTCGACGGAGACGGTGCCCTGCTGATGCGCCTGGGCACGCTGGCCACCGCCGCCCGCTACGCCCGCGGCCGGTTCGTGCACGTCCTCCTGGACAACGGCAGGCACGAATCGACCGGCGGCCAGCGGACCAACGGTGCGGCCGTCGACTTCGCCGCCACCGCGCTGGCTTGCGGGTATCGGGCCGCCTGGCGCTGCGACGGCCTCGAAGCCGTCCGGGCCGGGCTCAAGCTGGCGATGGAACGCGCCGACGGACCGGTGCTGGTGCACTGCCTGGTCCGGCCGGGTGAGACCGGCGGGCTGCCGCGTCCCGGCGAGCCGCTGCCCGAGCTGGCCCTCCGCTTCCGCGACCACCCGACCGACTGA
- a CDS encoding isocitrate lyase/phosphoenolpyruvate mutase family protein — translation MTKARVLAGIFERAELDFLMGAHDALSAVIAEDSGFAGVWLSGLGLSATSGLRDSNELSWTQVVERIELVADRVSVPGLVDIDTGYGDFNNVRIVARKLARIGVGGACIEDKVFPKTNSFIEGGQVLAEQTEFCGRLKAAKDTAGDELFLVARCEAFVAGRPLAEALDRCHLYAESGADAVLIHSKASVPDEILAFMREWHWPVPVAIVPTKYSTVLAEVFERAGVSVAIWANQSLRAAITAMQELCGELRDRRTMRDLEGTIAALPRVFELANNAELDLAKDLYSSYVPPGSAPRTSALQSATSRAT, via the coding sequence ATGACCAAAGCACGCGTTCTGGCCGGCATCTTCGAGCGCGCCGAACTCGACTTCCTGATGGGCGCGCACGATGCGCTGTCCGCGGTGATCGCCGAGGATTCGGGCTTCGCCGGTGTCTGGCTCTCGGGCCTGGGCCTCTCGGCCACGAGCGGCCTGCGTGATTCGAACGAACTGTCGTGGACGCAGGTGGTCGAGCGGATCGAACTGGTCGCCGACCGCGTGTCGGTACCGGGGCTGGTCGACATCGACACCGGCTACGGCGACTTCAACAACGTGCGGATCGTCGCGCGCAAGCTGGCCAGGATCGGGGTCGGCGGGGCCTGCATCGAGGACAAGGTGTTCCCGAAGACGAACTCGTTCATCGAAGGCGGCCAGGTGCTCGCCGAGCAGACCGAGTTCTGCGGCAGGCTCAAGGCGGCGAAGGACACCGCCGGTGACGAGTTGTTCCTGGTGGCGAGGTGTGAGGCGTTCGTGGCGGGCCGTCCGCTGGCCGAGGCGCTGGACCGCTGTCACCTCTACGCCGAATCCGGCGCCGACGCGGTGCTGATCCATTCGAAGGCGTCCGTGCCGGACGAGATCCTCGCGTTCATGCGCGAGTGGCACTGGCCCGTTCCGGTGGCGATCGTGCCGACGAAGTACTCCACGGTGCTGGCGGAGGTGTTCGAGCGCGCGGGCGTTTCGGTCGCGATCTGGGCGAACCAGAGCCTGCGCGCGGCGATCACCGCGATGCAGGAGCTGTGCGGGGAGCTGCGCGACCGCCGCACCATGCGCGACCTCGAAGGCACCATCGCCGCGCTGCCCCGGGTGTTCGAACTGGCCAACAACGCCGAACTCGATCTCGCGAAGGACCTGTACAGCAGCTACGTGCCGCCCGGCAGTGCACCAAGGACATCCGCGCTGCAGTCGGCCACTTCCCGGGCCACCTGA
- the cysD gene encoding sulfate adenylyltransferase subunit CysD: protein MRGDRSQLEVLESEAIHIFREVAATLERPVLLFSGGKDSAVLLTLAAHAFWPGPIPFPVLHVDTGHNFGEVLEFRDAAVARHGVRLLVADVAADLAAGTDPAASRNRLQSRTLLRALRENRFDAAFGGARRDEEKARAKERIFSFRDEFGRWEPRNQRPELWNLYNGRHRPGEHIRVFPLSNWTELDIWAYIGAEGIELPSLYYAHRRQVIPRDGLLLPRSPLLEAGPGEEVFEATVRFRTVGDATCTACVESTATTPEQVLAEVTATRVSERGATRVDDRFSTAGMEDRKREGYF from the coding sequence ATGCGTGGCGATAGATCACAACTCGAGGTGCTCGAGTCCGAGGCGATTCACATTTTCCGGGAAGTCGCCGCGACGCTCGAGCGCCCGGTTCTGCTCTTCTCCGGCGGCAAGGACTCCGCGGTCCTGCTGACGCTGGCCGCGCACGCGTTCTGGCCGGGCCCCATCCCGTTCCCGGTGCTGCACGTGGACACCGGGCACAACTTCGGCGAAGTGCTCGAATTCCGGGACGCGGCGGTGGCCCGCCACGGGGTGCGCCTGCTGGTCGCCGACGTGGCGGCCGACCTCGCCGCCGGGACGGACCCGGCAGCGAGCCGGAACCGGCTGCAGAGCCGGACTTTGCTCCGCGCACTCAGGGAAAACCGGTTCGACGCGGCCTTCGGCGGCGCCCGCCGGGACGAGGAGAAGGCACGCGCGAAAGAACGGATCTTCAGCTTCCGCGACGAGTTCGGCCGCTGGGAACCGCGAAACCAGCGGCCCGAGCTGTGGAACCTCTACAATGGACGGCACCGGCCCGGTGAGCACATTCGCGTTTTCCCGCTGTCCAACTGGACCGAACTGGACATCTGGGCCTACATCGGGGCGGAAGGGATCGAGCTGCCCTCGCTCTACTACGCCCACCGCCGCCAGGTCATCCCGCGCGACGGCCTGCTCCTGCCCCGCTCGCCGCTGCTCGAGGCCGGACCCGGCGAAGAGGTGTTCGAGGCGACCGTGCGCTTCCGGACCGTTGGCGACGCGACCTGCACCGCCTGCGTCGAATCGACGGCGACCACGCCGGAACAGGTGCTCGCCGAGGTCACCGCGACCAGGGTGTCCGAGCGCGGCGCGACGCGGGTCGACGACCGGTTCTCCACGGCCGGCATGGAAGACCGCAAACGGGAGGGCTACTTCTGA
- a CDS encoding alpha/beta fold hydrolase has protein sequence MTGELGGPPSLSPDGKYVAWLSSGATATSLVLCDAGTGVELDRVSSGPARARGFTWSRTPGIGIAPADPTGAEQPLMYRFSADEREWTPLVETAGVQLAGLSSRRPEEVLVSAGHYETVCLRTGRRTTVLEDTGFSAVYFDSAFRPRLTETVNEDGSRDLWHDGRLFLHVPHEHALDVRFSHFSATGAVAYFVLPDGGDGTRLAGLRCTDGEPASVEETLLSVRRAGINQVHAAPDTGRPDFAEVERFRRRTVALRPGLARDLGALRRQVGGEPLLIDRCGRDRWLCAERPADAAARYFVHDPAAGTVVRLGGTPRTPAVSCRPVSVPLRDGLRAVTYLAKAGDLGPAPAALLVHGGPWRRSHWEYDERRMWLARLGYTVIDINFRGSTGFGPAWVNAGDRQWGAAMQEDLEDALDWSVRRGHADPERIALVGGSYGGYAVLQLAASSSRPFRCAVASAALTDLVRFTEAPPERWRTAAPMVRRRVGDPRDDEQRAALVARSPVANADKIACPVLLVHGAHDSRVPADLSTTMFMRLARTGRAAVLALFPDEGHEIVGAANRRAVDGLTAAFLARHVLDTGVVAAPAGPSSMRLLRTPAYLDLPTGLEGALPC, from the coding sequence GTGACCGGCGAACTGGGCGGGCCGCCGTCGCTGAGCCCGGACGGCAAGTACGTCGCCTGGCTGAGCAGCGGTGCGACGGCGACGAGCTTGGTGCTGTGTGATGCCGGAACCGGCGTCGAACTGGACCGGGTGAGCAGCGGCCCGGCTCGGGCCCGGGGCTTCACCTGGTCCCGGACGCCCGGCATCGGCATCGCACCGGCGGATCCGACGGGGGCGGAACAGCCGCTGATGTACCGGTTCTCGGCCGACGAACGGGAGTGGACGCCGCTGGTGGAGACGGCCGGGGTCCAGCTGGCCGGCTTGAGTTCCCGACGGCCGGAGGAGGTCCTCGTTTCGGCCGGGCACTACGAGACCGTCTGCCTGCGGACGGGCCGGCGCACGACCGTGCTGGAGGACACCGGTTTTTCCGCGGTGTACTTCGATTCCGCCTTCCGGCCCCGCCTGACCGAGACGGTGAACGAGGACGGCTCGCGAGATCTGTGGCACGACGGCCGCCTGTTTCTCCACGTTCCCCACGAGCACGCGCTGGACGTCCGGTTCAGCCACTTCTCCGCCACCGGCGCGGTCGCGTACTTCGTCCTTCCCGACGGCGGCGACGGGACCCGGCTGGCCGGCCTGCGCTGCACCGACGGCGAACCCGCCTCGGTCGAGGAGACCTTGCTCTCGGTGCGCCGGGCCGGGATCAACCAGGTGCACGCCGCACCGGACACGGGCAGGCCCGATTTCGCGGAGGTCGAGCGCTTCCGCAGGCGGACCGTGGCCCTGCGGCCCGGCCTCGCCCGCGATCTCGGTGCCCTTCGACGGCAGGTGGGCGGCGAACCGCTGCTCATCGACCGGTGCGGGCGGGACCGGTGGCTGTGTGCCGAACGACCGGCCGACGCGGCGGCCCGGTATTTCGTCCACGACCCGGCCGCGGGCACCGTCGTCCGGCTGGGCGGCACGCCCCGGACCCCGGCGGTGAGCTGCCGTCCGGTGAGCGTGCCACTGCGCGACGGCCTGCGCGCGGTCACCTATCTGGCGAAAGCGGGCGATCTGGGGCCGGCTCCCGCGGCGCTGCTGGTGCACGGCGGGCCGTGGCGGCGGAGCCACTGGGAGTACGACGAGCGGCGGATGTGGCTGGCGCGCCTGGGTTACACCGTGATCGACATCAACTTCCGCGGGTCGACCGGCTTCGGGCCCGCCTGGGTGAACGCGGGCGACCGGCAGTGGGGTGCCGCGATGCAGGAAGACCTGGAGGACGCGCTCGACTGGTCGGTCCGCCGCGGCCACGCCGATCCGGAGCGGATCGCGCTGGTCGGCGGGAGTTACGGCGGTTACGCGGTGCTCCAGCTCGCGGCGAGTTCGTCCCGGCCGTTCCGCTGCGCCGTCGCCTCGGCCGCGCTGACCGACCTGGTGCGGTTCACCGAAGCGCCGCCCGAGCGCTGGCGTACCGCGGCGCCGATGGTTCGCCGCCGCGTCGGGGATCCGCGGGACGACGAGCAGCGGGCCGCGCTGGTCGCGAGGTCACCGGTGGCGAACGCGGACAAGATCGCTTGCCCGGTGCTGCTCGTCCACGGTGCGCACGACAGCCGGGTACCCGCCGACCTGTCCACCACGATGTTCATGCGCCTGGCGAGAACCGGCCGGGCGGCGGTGCTCGCGCTGTTCCCGGACGAGGGACACGAGATCGTCGGCGCGGCGAACCGCCGGGCCGTGGACGGTCTCACCGCCGCCTTCCTCGCCCGCCACGTGCTCGACACCGGTGTGGTGGCGGCCCCGGCCGGACCGTCTTCGATGCGGCTGCTGCGCACTCCCGCCTACCTGGACCTGCCCACCGGACTCGAAGGGGCGTTGCCGTGCTGA
- a CDS encoding aminotransferase class I/II-fold pyridoxal phosphate-dependent enzyme codes for MSTDLIWTGSHFLDPGSHTAGVLAAVDGMDVTSKDETWGDGVAAAIAGYHRLRPETVRVGAGATQVIEMLLRSLYRGLVVDVVPNFHLTATLCAQEGWRRRVAEVRRPAELMPALEAYLDDEDAIFSLSSPRNPLGYQFAVEDIAALAERARGVIIVDEVYADFAATTALSLVESRPKLVVVRTFSKAWGLANLRIGFGASALLAGPPPGGTSWRQLPNSVSGVAQRAVKHLLAHPEPVRASIDAARQTRDRLLKLFADVEGMSVWPSEANYLCLETPAPLAAALETAGYRVRRLHDLRGYPASFPAGVRISVPPPPHDDAVAEVVLDCQARFRHEVSR; via the coding sequence GTGAGCACCGATCTCATCTGGACGGGAAGCCACTTCCTCGATCCGGGATCGCACACCGCCGGTGTGCTCGCCGCGGTCGACGGGATGGATGTGACGAGCAAGGACGAGACGTGGGGGGACGGCGTCGCCGCGGCGATCGCCGGATACCACCGGCTGCGACCGGAAACCGTGCGGGTCGGGGCCGGGGCCACCCAGGTGATCGAAATGCTGCTGCGCTCGCTCTACCGCGGCCTGGTGGTGGACGTCGTGCCCAACTTCCACCTCACGGCCACCCTCTGCGCCCAGGAGGGCTGGCGGCGGCGCGTGGCCGAGGTCCGGCGGCCGGCCGAGCTGATGCCCGCGCTGGAGGCGTACCTCGACGACGAAGATGCGATCTTCTCCCTGTCCTCGCCGCGGAATCCGCTCGGCTACCAGTTCGCCGTCGAAGACATCGCGGCGCTGGCCGAACGGGCGCGCGGGGTGATCATCGTGGACGAGGTGTACGCGGACTTCGCGGCCACCACGGCCTTGTCGCTGGTCGAATCGCGGCCGAAACTGGTGGTGGTCCGGACCTTTTCCAAGGCGTGGGGACTGGCGAACCTGCGGATCGGCTTCGGGGCGTCGGCACTGCTGGCCGGCCCGCCTCCCGGCGGAACGTCCTGGCGTCAGCTGCCCAACAGTGTTTCCGGGGTGGCACAGCGGGCGGTGAAGCACCTGCTGGCCCATCCCGAACCGGTACGTGCCAGCATCGACGCGGCCCGCCAGACCAGGGATCGCCTGCTCAAGCTGTTCGCGGACGTCGAAGGCATGTCGGTGTGGCCGTCCGAGGCGAACTACCTCTGCCTGGAGACACCGGCACCACTGGCCGCCGCTCTCGAAACCGCGGGCTATCGCGTGCGGCGGCTGCACGACCTTCGTGGATATCCCGCGAGTTTTCCGGCCGGGGTAAGGATTTCGGTGCCTCCGCCACCTCATGACGACGCGGTCGCCGAAGTGGTGCTGGACTGCCAGGCCCGGTTCCGGCACGAGGTGTCCCGGTGA
- a CDS encoding tetratricopeptide repeat protein, with amino-acid sequence MALYFPGGNALLLLVPKTGSTWIRAQVERLGIEAEQVGDPAMRDHDFLDAYDRNSYDLIGAFVRDPIDWYRSYWSYRMEGGWRPQYPLDEHCRSDDFTTFVRKAVTILPGALGNIYDSYVGPPGAEIGFVGRQENLAADFSRFLRRIGVDVDEGALADGERINATAVRPDYPEELKELITVSEWNTMARFGYLAGRPDPIGLGEMRARYPATAEDNRLLTLWTEQIHWAPDDVKRQAGRPVAANTRHARVHSNFALLAQHKHGDPDYAGQRYRRALELDPGHPRTLCNYALFVWRELADPEQARRLMLRALSGRPRHPYTLGKFARLTDREFGDPRLAEVLYRQSLDGNEAQQDVPVELADLLVRLGKPDDAVALLRQRADRPDAGRLILTALAATILRTGGDAAEARRYRDRASTAGPPPQPVPA; translated from the coding sequence ATGGCCCTGTACTTCCCCGGCGGCAACGCGCTGCTGCTGCTCGTGCCGAAAACCGGCAGCACCTGGATCCGGGCACAGGTCGAACGGCTCGGCATCGAAGCCGAGCAGGTCGGCGACCCGGCGATGCGCGACCACGACTTCCTCGACGCCTACGATCGCAACTCCTACGACCTCATCGGCGCCTTCGTCCGCGATCCGATCGACTGGTACCGGTCGTACTGGTCCTACCGGATGGAAGGCGGCTGGCGGCCCCAGTACCCGCTGGACGAGCACTGCCGAAGCGACGACTTCACCACCTTCGTCCGCAAGGCGGTGACCATCCTGCCGGGTGCGCTCGGCAACATCTACGACTCCTACGTGGGCCCGCCGGGCGCGGAAATCGGCTTCGTCGGCCGTCAGGAGAACCTCGCCGCGGACTTCTCGCGGTTCCTGCGGCGGATCGGCGTGGACGTCGACGAAGGCGCGCTGGCCGACGGCGAGCGGATCAACGCCACCGCCGTGCGGCCCGACTACCCGGAGGAACTCAAGGAACTGATCACGGTCTCCGAATGGAACACCATGGCGCGCTTCGGCTACCTCGCCGGGCGCCCGGACCCGATCGGGCTCGGTGAAATGCGGGCCAGGTATCCGGCCACCGCGGAGGACAACCGGCTGCTCACCCTCTGGACCGAGCAGATCCACTGGGCACCCGACGACGTCAAGCGGCAGGCGGGACGGCCGGTCGCCGCGAACACCCGCCACGCCAGGGTGCACAGCAACTTCGCCTTGCTGGCACAGCACAAGCACGGTGACCCGGACTACGCCGGGCAGCGCTACCGGCGGGCACTCGAACTGGACCCCGGCCACCCCCGCACCCTGTGCAACTACGCGTTGTTCGTCTGGCGGGAGCTGGCGGATCCGGAGCAGGCGAGGCGGCTGATGCTGCGCGCGTTGTCCGGCAGGCCGCGTCATCCCTACACCCTGGGCAAGTTCGCGCGGCTGACCGACCGGGAGTTCGGCGATCCGCGCCTGGCCGAGGTGCTCTACCGGCAGAGCCTCGACGGCAACGAAGCCCAGCAGGACGTCCCGGTCGAACTCGCGGATCTGCTGGTACGGCTGGGAAAACCGGACGACGCGGTGGCGCTGCTCCGGCAGCGGGCGGACCGGCCGGACGCCGGCAGGCTGATCCTGACCGCACTGGCGGCCACCATCCTGCGGACCGGTGGTGACGCGGCCGAGGCGCGGCGCTACCGGGACCGGGCGAGCACCGCCGGTCCGCCACCCCAACCCGTTCCCGCGTGA